Genomic DNA from Fimbriimonas ginsengisoli Gsoil 348:
CCCTTGGGGCGGACATGCGAACTACGCGGCTTCCAAAGGGGGCATTTTGATGTTGATGAAGAGCCTCGCCCAAGAGTACGGCGGCAAAAAGATCCGAGTCAACAGCATCGGCCCCGGCGCGATCAAGACCCCAATCAACCGCCCCGCCTGGGACACCCCCGAGGCCGAGCAAAAGCTGCTAACCCTCATCCCCTACGAGCGAGTCGGCGACACCGCCGACATCGGCCGCGCGGCAACCTGGATCGTCTCCGACGAAGCCGACTACATGCACGGCGTCACCCTCTTCATCGACGGCGGCATGACGTGTTATCCCGGTTTCGCGACCGGCGGATGATGTGGTGTGCGCGAGCGTAACGTTGTTGCGATCGCGAGCTTTGACGGTGATGTAAGTTCACTCCCCCGACCCGGAGGGTCGCAGATCTTAGCCAGGGTGTCGAAGACCCCTGGTCTGCGGGCGGCTGCATATCCGATCTCGTGCGAGAGGTTAAGAAGTCTTCCACAAAGTGGATGCGAGAGGAGATGGGAATCGCCCGGTTCTCTTGGCAGGAAGGATACGCCGCCATTTCGGTAAGTCCTGAGCGGTTAAGCGGCGTTTCGAAGTATATCGAAAATCAAGCCGAACATCACCGCACCCGCTCGTTCAAAGAGGAATTGGAGGAACTCCTTAGGTTGGCCGGAATTCCTTTTGATCGGGAGTCTTTCGGCTAGAGATCTTCGACCGCCTCCGGGGTCGGAGAGGGTGGTGGCGTCTTTTCCAGGGGTCTTCGACACCCTGGCTAAGGTCTGCGACCCTCCGGGTCGGGGGAGGGTGCTGGTGTCCTCAGGCGGAGTAGGTCGCCTTTGCGGTGTCGGAATCCCTGGAACGCCTTCCCATAGGTCTTCGACCCCTGGCTAAGCTCTGCGACCCTTCGGGTCGGGAAGGGAACAACCGGTTTGCGGCCTGCCTCCTCACGACCGCTAACCGCTAACTCCCCGTCACGCCATGATGCCGGGTACCAACTCCCCAAAAACGTCCGTCAACCGGAAATCGCGGCCCTGATAACGGTACGTCAGGCGCGTGTGGTCGATGCCGAGGATGTTGAGCATCGTGGCGTGCAGATCGTGCACGGAGACTGGGTTTTCGAGGATGTTGTAGCAGTAGTCGTCGGTCTTGCCGTACGTGACACCCTTCTTGATCCCCGCGCCGGCGAGCCAGACGGAGAAGCAGCGGGGGTGATGGTCGCGGCCGTAGTTTTCCTTCGTTAGGGTGCCCTGGGAGTAAACGGTCCGGCCGAATTCGCCGCCCCAAACGATGAGGGTGTCGTCGAGGAGCCCACGCTGCTTAAGGTCTTTGATCAGCGCCGCCGAGGGCTGGTCGGTGTCGTAGGTTTGGCCCTTAATCGCGCGCGGAAGGTCGAAGTGTTGATCCCAGCCCATGTGGAAGAGCTGGACGAAACGGACGCCGCGCTCCGCCAAGCGGCGGGCGAGGAGGCAGTTGTAGGCGTAGCTGCCGGGGCGCTTTACCTCCGGCCCGTACATTTCGAGCACGCTCGACGGTTCTTTCGAGATGTCAGTCAAGTCTGGAACGCTCGTCTGCATTCGGAAGGCGAGCTCGTACTGGGAGATGCGGGTTCCGATCTCCGGATCGCCCGTCTTGGCCAGCTTCATCTTGTTCAGCGCCATCAGGTCGTCCAGCATGTCGCGTCTCGTGGTGCGGTCGACGCCATCGGGATCGGACAAGAACAGCACGGGGTCGCCTTGGTTTCGGAACTTGACACCTTGGTATTGGGTGGGTATGAAGCCCGAGCCCCAAAGACGGTCGTAGAGTGGCTGGTCGTCCTTGCGGCCGGTGCCGGTCGAAGTCAGGACCACGTATGAGGGGAGGTCCCGATTCTCGGTTCCGAGGCCATAGGTCAGCCAGGAGCCGATGCTCGGTCGGCCGGCGATCTGCGAACCGGTTTGGAAGAACGTCACCGCGGGGTCGTGGTTGATCGCGTCGGTCCACATCGAGTTGATCAATGTGATTTCGTCGGCGACGGTCGCCATGTGCGGAAGCAGTTCGCTCAATTGCATGCCGCTCTGGCCGTGCCGCTCGAACTTATAGACGCTGGGCGCGACCGGGAACTTGGCTTGACCCGACGTCATGCCGGTGAGTCGCTGGCCGTTCCGGATGGAGTCGGGAAGATCCTCGCCCATCTTCACTTCGAGCCCCGGCTTAGGGTCGAACAGCTCCATCTGCGAGGGGGCGCCGGATTGGAAGAGGTAGATAACCCGCTTCGCCTTCGCCTTGAAGTGGGGCACCCCGGGCAGCCCGCCGACTCGTTTGCCCGAAGTCGGACCGGATGAAGCCAAGCCATCGGCGCCGAGTAGCGAGAAAAGCGCGGTTAACCCGAGTCCGCCGCTTCGCTTGAGGAAGTTGCGGCGATTGATCGCGTCCTGGAGTTGAAGAATGGGGTCCATATCTATTCCCGAGTCACCGTCTCGTCCAAATTCAGAATCGTGCTGGCGAGGATCGTGTATGCCGCCACGTCCGCGTTGTCCAACCAAGGGTCGTTCAGTAGATCTCCCTGCAGCATCACCTCGTCGGCAGCTTTTCGATCGGCTCGGTAGTGCGCGAGTCGTCGCTTAAGCCCGGCGAGGAGAACTTGCTTCTCTTCGGCCGAAGGGGCGCGCGACAGGGTTACTTTGAACGCGAAGCCCAGCCGGCTTTCCGCCGTGGGTCCGCCTTCCCGAAGCATTCGAATCGCCAACGCTCGCGAGGCTTCGACGTACGTTACGTCGTTCAGCATTGTCAACGCCTGCAGCGGTGTGTCGGTGCGGGCGCGCCGGACGCGGCAGGTTTCGCGGGTCGGGACGTCGAAGAGCGTCATGGTAGGAGGCGCGGCAGTCCGTTTCCAAATGGTGTAGAGGCTCCGCCGGTGGAGGTTTGGACCTTCGTCGTGCCGGTAGTTCCGCAGGTTGCCGTACACGTTGATGTCGTCCCAGACCCCCGCGGGTTGGTATGGGCGCACGGAGGGGCCGCCCAGCTTTTCGGTCAGCATGCCGCCCACGTACATTGCCTGATCGCGGAGCACCTCGGCGTTCATCCGGAAACGAGGGCCGCGCGCCAGATACTTATTCGTCGGGTCGACCTTCATCAACGCGGCGGTCACCTTGGACGACTGCCGATAGGTGGCGCTCGTTACGATCTGCCGGATCGTTTTCTTGAGGTTCCAACCGCTGACGAAGTCCGTTGCCAACCAATCCAAGAGCTCTGGGTGCGTGGGGAAGTCGGCCCGAGTGCCGAAATCTTCCACCGTGGGAACGATTCCTGCGCCAAAGAAGCGATCCCAGAGCCGGTTGACGGTCACCCGCCCGGTCAGCGGGTTCTTCGGATCGACGATCCACTTGGCCAGTCCCAAACGGTTGTTGGCAAACGTCTTACCCGGGATCCGAAGCGCGGCTGGGATCGCGGCGGTCACCTTCGCTCCGTGGTGGTCGTATTGACCCCGCTGGAGGACGAAAGCATCTCGCGGCTTCGGCATTTCTTCCATCACCATGACCGGCGAGATTTCACTGTCAAGCTGATTCCGCTCCATGACGGCTCGATCTTCTTGCTTAGCGAGTTGGGCGAAGGACGGATCGTGCTCTAAGAGCCAACCTCGCCCTATCTCCGTCCGTTGCTCCTTCGTCCGCTTGTCGGGGGGAATGGCGAGGAGGGGAATCGCCGGGTTCGCGTCTGCGAGTGACTTCGCATCGTCGGGCGAAAGGGCGCGCCGGTACAGCACCACATCGTCGACCTGGCCGTCGAAGACGTCGCCGTCCGAGCGGCGGCCGATCTTCGTCGAGACCGGGGTCTTCAGTGTGCCCGTCAGTTTTCCTGCCCCCTCGACCATGGTCGGAACCGCTTGGCCGTTAATGTAGATGCGCACGCCGCTCGGCTGCATCGATCCGTCGTACGTGACGAGAACGTGGCTCCACTTGCCCATCGGAATCGGAACTTGGGAAACGACCTTGAACGCGTTGTCCGGCCAACTGTCGATCAAGTGCGTGGCCGGCCGGTCGCCGTTCATGAAGATGTCCCAGCCACGATAGTCGTGGCCCATGTCCATGTGGGAGATGGGCGAACCGCCGCCTCGGTTGGGCCGAATCCAGCCACCGTAAGAGAAGTGGTCTCGGGAGTCGAAGTCACCGGCCGAACCGAGGTCGACGTACGCATTCTCTCCCACGTTCGCGGCCCCGCTGCAACGGCCGACGTCGTAGGTGAGCTTTCCGCCCGGCTTAGGCGCGGGTGCGTCACCGGCGGTGAGCGCCAGCGGATTGGATAGGCGGTATCGACCGACGAGACCTTCGTGGAGGGCAGGAGAATCGGGAATCGCCACTTTCCAGTCGGAAATCTTGTCCGAGTTCGCCTCGACTTGGGCCGCGATTTTGGCGTTCAGCTTGTCGACCTGACCCTGAAGTAGGGCCATTCTGGCCGATTGCTCGGGCGTGGGCGCCTTCATCACCGGAGGATGGTCGACGGGGCGCTCTTCGCCGGTCCCGGATTCGGGCACGTTGTTGAAGTAGGCGAAGAGGCTGTAAAAATCTTTTTGGGTGATCGGGTCGTACTTGTGGTCGTGACACCGCGCGCAGCCGGCGGTGAGGCCGAGCCAAACCGCGCTGGTGGTCTCCACTCGGTCGATGACATTCTCGACCCGCCACTCTTCCGCCACGACTCCGCCCTCCGTATTGATCCGGTGGTTCCGGTTGAAGCCGGTGGCCAGCTTCTGCTCCATCGTCGCGTTGGGCAACATGTCGCCGGCGATCTGCTCGACCGTGAACCGGTCGTACGGCATGTTCTTGTTGAACGCGTCGATCACCCAGTCTCGCCAGCGCCACTGGAACCGCTCCCAGTCGGCCTGGTACCCGTTGCTGTCGGCGTAGCGCGCGTAGTCCATCCAATCCATCGCCATCCGCTCGCCGTATCGGGGCGAGGCGAGGAGGCGATCGACGACCCGCTCGTAGGCGCCGGGTTTGGTGTCTTTAAGGAAGGCATCGACCTCGGACGGAGTGGGCGGGAGGCCGGCAATGTCCAAAGTCACCCGGCGGATTAGCGTTCGTTTGTCCGCCTCAGGGGAAGGCTTGAGCCCCTTCTCCTCCATCTTCGCGAGGATGAAATTGTCGATCGGATTCTTGGGCCAGCTCTTCAGTTTTACCGTCGGCACCGCGGGGCGAGTGGCCGCCACGAAGCCCCAGTGCGGCTTGTACTCCGCGCCTTCGAGAATCCACTGTTTGAGGGTCTGCTTCTCCTCCGCCGAGAGGATCTTGTTGCTCGACTTCGGCGGCATGATCATCTCGGGCGGCGCGTTGATTCGGCTGATGAGCATGCTCTGCTCGGGATGGAACGGCACGATCGCGATGGTCCCATCCTTGAGCGGCTTCTTGGCCGAGGGGCCGTCGTCTAGCCGCAGCCCCGCCGCCACCTGCTTCGGGTCGTGCCCGTGACACGTAAAGCACTTGGTGATAATCGGCCGGACGTCCCGGTTAAAGTCGATCGTCTTCTTGATCGGCTTGGGCGACGCCTTAAGCGTAGTGCTCCAGGCCCCGGTCACGAAGAGGCCGACACACCCGAACTGAAGCAATGCGCGAAAGGCGCGTGGACTAGGCGAAAGCGTGCGCATCCATTAATAAGCCTACTCCCGGATTCCCCAGGCTGAGACATTGACCGCTCTCAGAAAGGCAAATGTCCGAATCGTCCCACCTTGTGTCGCCCTTGTTCCGGCTCGAAACGTTCCTTACGGGTGCCTGGTGTCAGATCATGGGCGGGCCGCCCATGGATATCCACGGGCAGGCTGCCCGTGCCACTTCGGAGAGAAGGTCGGCCTGACCCCTTGGCATAGACGTCTCCCGGAACCTACACTGTAAGCGATGATTGGCGATGGGATTTCGAGGCGGAGCTTCCTCGCGACGGCGGGAGCTTCGGTGGCTTGGGTGGCGATGCCGGCGGCTCTGCGAGCGCAGAATACGACGGCGAGACCGATCGTGGGATATGGGGAGCACACCTACGAGTGCTATCACGACTGGCTTACCCCGCCCAGCAACATTGCCTGGGGCGATACCCATGGGCTGGCGACTGACTCTCACGGCCACATCTACGTGGCGCACACCGTCCACTCGTCCAGCGTCGGCAGTGACGCTGTGCTCATGTTCGACCAGCAAGGCAAGTTCATGAAGAGCTGGGGCGCGGAGTTCCGCGGCGGCGCTCACGGTCTCGACCTCCGCAAGGAAGGATCGGAAGAATTCCTATACCACTGCGACACCCGGCGTCGGAAGGTCGTGAAGACCACCCTCGACGGCAAGGTTTTGTGGGAGCGCGGGGTGCCGACCGAGTCCGGCGTCTATCCCAGCGAGGATCGATGGTGCCCGACCAACGTGGCTTTCCACCCCGGCGGCGACCTGTACGTTGGGGACGGCTACGGCTCCAGTTACATCCACCGGTACAGCGCCAACGGCGACTATAAGGGAGTGGTGATCAAGCCGGGCAGCGAGGCGGGTTTCGTCCGCGAGCCGCACGGGCTCTGGGTCGATACCCGGTCGAAGGAGCCCAAGTTGGTGATCGCCGACCGCGCCAATCACCGGCTGCAAGAGTTCGATCTCGACGGAAAACATATCGGCTTCATCACCGACGCCATGCGCCGGCCCTGCCACATCCACTACAACCACGGACTCTGCTTGGTCCCGGATCTGGACAGCGTGGTCACGATCCTCGACGATCAGAACCGTGTGGTGGCGAGCCTGGGCGACGGGATGCCGAGCGGCCTCCGAGACGCTCCGCGGGAGAAGTTCATCCCCGGCAAGTTCGTCCACCCGCACGCGTCGATTTGGATGAACAAGAAAGACATCCTCGTCGCCGAGTGGGTCCCAATCGGGCGAATCACCCGCCTCCGGAAGGTTAGCTAACCGATTGATGAGAATCTTCCGGGCCCCCTCCTCGTCGCACCTAAAATCTCGTCCTGGTCGAGATCTTTTCTCTGCGATGAGGAGGGGGGTGGGGG
This window encodes:
- a CDS encoding transposase, producing the protein MREVKKSSTKWMREEMGIARFSWQEGYAAISVSPERLSGVSKYIENQAEHHRTRSFKEELEELLRLAGIPFDRESFG
- a CDS encoding DUF1501 domain-containing protein, producing the protein MDPILQLQDAINRRNFLKRSGGLGLTALFSLLGADGLASSGPTSGKRVGGLPGVPHFKAKAKRVIYLFQSGAPSQMELFDPKPGLEVKMGEDLPDSIRNGQRLTGMTSGQAKFPVAPSVYKFERHGQSGMQLSELLPHMATVADEITLINSMWTDAINHDPAVTFFQTGSQIAGRPSIGSWLTYGLGTENRDLPSYVVLTSTGTGRKDDQPLYDRLWGSGFIPTQYQGVKFRNQGDPVLFLSDPDGVDRTTRRDMLDDLMALNKMKLAKTGDPEIGTRISQYELAFRMQTSVPDLTDISKEPSSVLEMYGPEVKRPGSYAYNCLLARRLAERGVRFVQLFHMGWDQHFDLPRAIKGQTYDTDQPSAALIKDLKQRGLLDDTLIVWGGEFGRTVYSQGTLTKENYGRDHHPRCFSVWLAGAGIKKGVTYGKTDDYCYNILENPVSVHDLHATMLNILGIDHTRLTYRYQGRDFRLTDVFGELVPGIMA
- a CDS encoding DUF1553 domain-containing protein, yielding MRTLSPSPRAFRALLQFGCVGLFVTGAWSTTLKASPKPIKKTIDFNRDVRPIITKCFTCHGHDPKQVAAGLRLDDGPSAKKPLKDGTIAIVPFHPEQSMLISRINAPPEMIMPPKSSNKILSAEEKQTLKQWILEGAEYKPHWGFVAATRPAVPTVKLKSWPKNPIDNFILAKMEEKGLKPSPEADKRTLIRRVTLDIAGLPPTPSEVDAFLKDTKPGAYERVVDRLLASPRYGERMAMDWMDYARYADSNGYQADWERFQWRWRDWVIDAFNKNMPYDRFTVEQIAGDMLPNATMEQKLATGFNRNHRINTEGGVVAEEWRVENVIDRVETTSAVWLGLTAGCARCHDHKYDPITQKDFYSLFAYFNNVPESGTGEERPVDHPPVMKAPTPEQSARMALLQGQVDKLNAKIAAQVEANSDKISDWKVAIPDSPALHEGLVGRYRLSNPLALTAGDAPAPKPGGKLTYDVGRCSGAANVGENAYVDLGSAGDFDSRDHFSYGGWIRPNRGGGSPISHMDMGHDYRGWDIFMNGDRPATHLIDSWPDNAFKVVSQVPIPMGKWSHVLVTYDGSMQPSGVRIYINGQAVPTMVEGAGKLTGTLKTPVSTKIGRRSDGDVFDGQVDDVVLYRRALSPDDAKSLADANPAIPLLAIPPDKRTKEQRTEIGRGWLLEHDPSFAQLAKQEDRAVMERNQLDSEISPVMVMEEMPKPRDAFVLQRGQYDHHGAKVTAAIPAALRIPGKTFANNRLGLAKWIVDPKNPLTGRVTVNRLWDRFFGAGIVPTVEDFGTRADFPTHPELLDWLATDFVSGWNLKKTIRQIVTSATYRQSSKVTAALMKVDPTNKYLARGPRFRMNAEVLRDQAMYVGGMLTEKLGGPSVRPYQPAGVWDDINVYGNLRNYRHDEGPNLHRRSLYTIWKRTAAPPTMTLFDVPTRETCRVRRARTDTPLQALTMLNDVTYVEASRALAIRMLREGGPTAESRLGFAFKVTLSRAPSAEEKQVLLAGLKRRLAHYRADRKAADEVMLQGDLLNDPWLDNADVAAYTILASTILNLDETVTRE